The window CCGCGGCCCTTGCTCATTATGCATGGGACAGCGGACCCGGTGGTGCATCATCGCCAGAGCCTAATGCTTCACCACCGGGCAGGATTGAACACCGATCTCGCCCTCATCGATGGGGGAGACCACCGCTACACCGGGCGGCGCCGGGTGATGATCCAGCGCATCCAGCGCTGGCTGGAGACCATCCGTCGATCATAGGGAGCCGATGGATCCGCTGGAGCTATTGCTTCAAATCAACTTTGTCATCGTCGCGTCCCTGCTGATCGCGTCGTTCTCCCTCCTGATCTATCTGCTGGCCTACTACTTCCGAAGCCGGAGCGCACGGGGAGCAGCCTGGCTGCTGGCTTCCGTGATTGCCGTCTACCTGGGCGATCTGGTTCTCTTCTTCGTCGGAGATCCCCATTCCGCGGAGCGCTGGCTGCGGCTGCAGTGGCTGGGCATCGCCATCGCCCCGGCCGCTTATGCCCATCTGACCGATGCCCTGCTGGAGCGAACCGGCTCGTTTTCCCCATGGCGCCGATGGGCGGTGCGCGGCGCTTACGGCCTGGGGATCACCTGGTTCCTGCTGGCCCTCTGGACCGACCTGCTGGTCCATGACGGGACCGCGGATGGCCACGCCTTCCACCTGTGGGCGGGTCCGCTTTTCCCCCTGTTCCTGGTTTACTTCATCGGCGGAGTGATGTGGGGAATCGTCAATGTCTGGCGGGCGCGCTGGCGGACGCTCATCTCCACCCACCGGCGGCGGATGACGTATCTGGCGGTGACCATGATCGCCCCCGCCATCGGGGTCTTCCCTTACCTGCTTCTGGTGGGGCGCACGCTCCCCTCGTTCCCCGTTGTCTTCTGGGGACTGGTCGGTCTCAGCAACCTGATCATCGGGACCATGCTGTTCGGCATGGCGTATGCGGTCGCCTATCTGGACGTGCTGGTCCCGGATCGGGTGATCAAGCAGCGGTGGATCACTTATCTCCTCCGAGGGCCGGTCCTGGCGACCTTTGTGGTGCTGGTGATGTTCGGGCTGAGCCGGCTGAGCCATGTCCTGGGCCTGCCGCTCCCCCTCCTGCTGCCCCTGGCTGCCGCATGGGCCATCGTGAGTTATGAGATCCTCAGCGACGCGATCCGACCCCTCTTTGAGTGGCTCTTCCTTCGGCGGGATGTCTCGGAACTCATTCGCATGCGCCGCCTGAGCGATGCGATGATCACCGCCCGGGATCTCCGGCAGTTCCTGGAGGGGATCCTCGCCCTGATGTGCGAAGCCCTCCGTTCCCCCACCGGGTTTGTGGTACGGATCACGCCGAATGGGATTGAGCCCGTCGCTGCTTTCGGATCGATCGAACAGGCCTCCATAGAGGAAACGCTCTCGGTCGTCGAGGGATCCGCCGATGGCCCGATTGTGGCCGATGGCTTCTGGATCTGGCCGTTGCGGAGCCGGGGCGAACCCGTCCTCCTGGGCGCGATCGCGGTCGCTCAGCCGACTGGGGAGGTGACGCTGGAGCTTCTCCAGGACACCATCCGCGGATGGGTGGCCCGTGCGGCCGCGGCCCTGGAGGATCGGATCCTCCAGGAGCGGGCGTTGAGCGCGCTGGAACAGGTTACCGAGGAAGTCCGCCGCCTGCGCCAGCCGGAGCAGGCGCCTTCCCCCATGCCCCTGGTGGAGCATCCGGAATTCACCCACTGGGTGAAAGAGGCGCTGGCGCATTACTGGGGCGGGCCGCGGCTGCTCCAGAGCCCCCTGTTGCAGCTTCGCATCGTCCAGCAGGCGATGGAAACCTATGATGGCAATCCGATCCGCGCGCTGCGGGCGGTGCTGATGGAGGCGATCGAGCAGCTGCGGCCGGATGGGGAACGAAAGCTGACCGCGCCGGAGTGGCTGCTTTACAATCTGCTGGAGATGCGCTTCATCCAGGGCCGCAAGGTCCGGGAGATCGCCCAGCGCCTGGCCCTCAGCGAATCGGACCTTTACCGCAAGCAGCGGGCCGCGATTGAGGCGGTGGCCATGGTCCTCGCCGAAATGGAGAGGCGGGCCATGCGCGCTCAGGAAGAGGCCCGTTCTTCTTAACCCGACAATGGCCCCCTGGTGGGGGCTTTCAGGGCTGGGGCCGTCTCGCCTTCCCGATGGAGGCCCAACAGCGGATTCCAAGAAGGATCAGGAATCCATTGATGAACCTCCGCGATTCAGGAGGGTAGAGCATCCGATGATACGGATTGGACTGGATGCCCGGTTGCTGGCGTATCGGCGGGAGGGCATCGCCCGATACATCCTGGAGTTGGCCACTCGCCTTCCCCATGTCATCGATGATCCAGAGGTCCGCCTGGTGATCTTTCAGAGCCGCAAGGATCTCCACACCCGCATCGTCGGCCCGCAGGTGCGGACCGCTTATGTCTGGACGCCTCCGCATCATCGCTGGGAGCAGCGGCTATGGCCGCTGGAGATCGCCCTCCGGCGCGTTGCCCTCCTCCACAGCCCCGATTTCATCCCTCCTTTCGCCGGCTCTTTTCGAAGGGTGATCACTATCCATGATCTGCACTTCCTGAAATATCCGGATTTCATGACCATGGAGAGCCGGCGTTACTATGCCGGGCAGATCGAGCAGGCGGTGCGTGTGGCGGATCACATCATCACCGTCTCCCAAACGACCCGGGCGGACCTCTTGGCCTACTTTGGGTTGCCCTCTGACCGCGTCTCGGTGGTCTACGAAGCGGCCAGCGCGGTCTACCGGCCTCTGCCTCCGGAGGCCGTGCGGGAGGCGCTGGAGCGCCT is drawn from Thermoflexus sp. and contains these coding sequences:
- a CDS encoding glycosyltransferase family 1 protein produces the protein MIRIGLDARLLAYRREGIARYILELATRLPHVIDDPEVRLVIFQSRKDLHTRIVGPQVRTAYVWTPPHHRWEQRLWPLEIALRRVALLHSPDFIPPFAGSFRRVITIHDLHFLKYPDFMTMESRRYYAGQIEQAVRVADHIITVSQTTRADLLAYFGLPSDRVSVVYEAASAVYRPLPPEAVREALERLGLEPGYILFVGTWEPRKNLPMLLRAYARLLDRRPEAPPLVMAGRRGWLYQEILEWPHRLHIADRLRWIEGPDDPTLAALYNGAIFLVFPSLYEGFGLPAVEAMACGTPVIVSDRGALPEVVGDAGMILPAEDESRWAEMMEALLEDPAARERMRRKGLERAAAFSWERAAVETWEIYRRVLGR
- a CDS encoding histidine kinase N-terminal 7TM domain-containing protein; its protein translation is MDPLELLLQINFVIVASLLIASFSLLIYLLAYYFRSRSARGAAWLLASVIAVYLGDLVLFFVGDPHSAERWLRLQWLGIAIAPAAYAHLTDALLERTGSFSPWRRWAVRGAYGLGITWFLLALWTDLLVHDGTADGHAFHLWAGPLFPLFLVYFIGGVMWGIVNVWRARWRTLISTHRRRMTYLAVTMIAPAIGVFPYLLLVGRTLPSFPVVFWGLVGLSNLIIGTMLFGMAYAVAYLDVLVPDRVIKQRWITYLLRGPVLATFVVLVMFGLSRLSHVLGLPLPLLLPLAAAWAIVSYEILSDAIRPLFEWLFLRRDVSELIRMRRLSDAMITARDLRQFLEGILALMCEALRSPTGFVVRITPNGIEPVAAFGSIEQASIEETLSVVEGSADGPIVADGFWIWPLRSRGEPVLLGAIAVAQPTGEVTLELLQDTIRGWVARAAAALEDRILQERALSALEQVTEEVRRLRQPEQAPSPMPLVEHPEFTHWVKEALAHYWGGPRLLQSPLLQLRIVQQAMETYDGNPIRALRAVLMEAIEQLRPDGERKLTAPEWLLYNLLEMRFIQGRKVREIAQRLALSESDLYRKQRAAIEAVAMVLAEMERRAMRAQEEARSS